In Theileria equi strain WA chromosome 3, complete sequence, the genomic window TCTTGACTGTAAACAATGGACTGCACTTGGAGGGGTGTTAAATAAACATGGTACCCAATTTCAAGCCTGCACTCAAGATGCTGCTAGACAAGGGCTATCACGTACTGAACCTGAAGATCGTACGGAAGAACAAGGCTCTGGTGAAGATGACGAAGAGGCAGATAGtgagaatgatgaagaatctgatgaagaCACTGGAGACTCATCTCACGAAGGTGACGGTGATGAGAACGATCCAGAAAAGAAAAAAGGGTTTGGTCCTGCTAGTCCTGTCGGTCCTTTTCCTGGATATAGAGAACCTTCTGGTGAAACTTGTGAAAATACTCAAAATGTTGCTAGTAGTCCAGGGAGAGGAGAATCTAGTTGGTTACTTGGTTGGTCATTTGGTTCATTTTTGTCTGATATTCAAGAAGCTGTTGCTAGAGGTATTGGTCAAACATTACTTAGTGCTCCTGCTCAAGCAGTTAATGCTCTAGCACGACTCCCAGTTCAACTAGGTGCTGCTACTACATCTGCTACTTCTGGAGAAGGTCATTCTCCTCATACTTCTGCTCCTACTACTCAACCTCCTGATGCTAGTGATGAAGCTCAAGCTGCTACTGAAACTGGACTAACCTCTAATGTTGCTGAAACTCCTAAAGCTGAAGCTCATGGTAAAGGTGGTCATGGAGGTTCTCATGAAAACTCTTCTAATAATGATTGGAAAGTAATTTTCGGGGGCTCTGCTTCTGCCACTGTAGTTTCTGGTTCTAttactggatttggttggtgggcatttaatcgctataaaggagatccttgggttagatACGGATATCctagagtttttaaagaatgtaccatattggGTATGCATAGGTCCACTTGTGAACTTTTGGTTCATAGGAGAATGtcccattcatccatactgactattctgctcacaccagttgagacattaatggagtactaccattgaagaatgaaggaGCGAGTAGGATAGAGAGTAACAAGTGGAGGGACTAGTGTGATATAATGGTGAGTGAAGATGTAGCATGACTAATAGTGTCACTATTGATTTTGATGGTTACCCTAAATCTCCCGCCATTGATATTATCATTGGAAACACTTACTATTATACGGATGATCTAACTAATGAACAGGTAGAGATAACTCTCACTGTAAACCCTCCTAATCTCTCTGGATACGAAAAACTGGAGCACAAACCAAAAGATCCCAAGGTAAAGATTAAAGGCATTCAATATTCTACTATTCCTCAGAATGGATTTCCTCCTGATCTCTCTAGATATGAAAGCGTCACAGTATACTGCTGGGGAGGTGACAGTAATTATAAGCCAATAGTAGTGCGATTAGGATCTGGAGATGATTATTATAAAGGTGCCGTTGCTGAGGATTCTTGGAATCCTGCCGGAATAAAATCTAGTGGTCTCCTAAATCttcttgaaaatgaaaGTTGCAGATGTCATTCTGCCCatattttagatatttctaAGAAGGGTAACGAATCTTACGATTGTTCCGCCTGTAAACAACAGAATGCCATTACTCTACACTCTGAAACTGTGAAAGATTACAAAAGAGTCGCTCATACTCCTGGAGGCTTTGTTGGAAGACTAAAGAATGGCCAGGATAGTATTAACAGCATTCCAATAACAAGGGATATATCTGATGTTTACGTGTATTGGTACCCTAAGGACGGAGGAAAAAGCGGACCTCTCCTAATTTACTTTTCATTGGATAGTGCATGGATCAAGAGAGTTTCAAAAGCAAGTAATGAATGGACTCCAACAGTTGAAGATGAATTAGATAATGATGACTCTTCTAAGATTCTTAAActtttgaagaaaataaaggGAAATAGTGAAGGACCTTCTGCAGGAGATATAGCAGGTTATGTAGCAGAGGGCCTCACCAGTGGAGGTGTTGGAACTGAAGCGTATaacttcttcttcaacCCAAATAGAAGTGCTACAAGACAGATAATTAGATTGTTAACGATGTTAATTTAATGCTGCTGTATAGCAGGACAACTCTCTCCCATTAGACACtccctctagactcctctcttgttggtgtactggaatgctaggactTATGCACACTTGTGAAAAAaactcattccattctgAAAACTCTGACTTTATTAATGCTACTTAGTCCATAATTTGCCTCTGCTCTCATTCATTCACTTTAGGGCCCTTTGGTATCAGAAGAGGAACTTATGGAAATTTCGAGAATGCTAGATTCTGAGGAGACTAGACTGTTGAACTCCAAAGGTTTGTACATTCCCGCATTTAAATGAGTTTAGGCGACTCTAACCAAATTCTGGGTTATGGAAATTCTGCGGATTCAGGTCACTTTAATGTCACGGTATCTCTATCATCCACTGTATTTATGCAAAATTCTACAGGTCCTTCAAAACGCTTTAATGATACGTGAAATTAGTTGTACTTATCTCTCTTTAAGGCAGTTGACgttaaaaatgtttgaaaGGTGAGTTTTTCGTATCTTACTTGCGCATTATTTAGTGATAATATCGGTTTTATATGTAATATACAAGCGCATTGGTTTCCAATTAGGAAGCTGGCTTCTGGACAGTGGTATGTGTTGTTGTAAACAAGGCAAAACCTACAGGTACATCCTTGACAGTCTGAGACGGGGTCCTATACCGGTAGAATCAGGTTGGCTCTACAGCCATTTGTCGGATATTTTAGAAAATAAGGACGGCGTTGTATTCATTGTGACTCCTACAAATTACAATCTGAGACTGCCGGAGCCTGAACCAAATAGATTTAAAAACCTGCAAAGTCACCAGTTTTATCTCAGTGCTTCACAGATTGCAAATGATTCTCTGGATGAAGATGCGCCAAAATCGTTTCTCTACAAAAATGGAGAGTCCAAGTCGGTATCACACGACTGGCCAACCACTGGCGGAGTCCGTCTCGATGAACACGTTTCAATTGAgccaaagaaggaagaaacttttggaaatgatgCAATCAAGGTCGCTATCAAGGTTAATAGTTCAGACAGGATAATCCAGGGTTTTGGTGAAAATTCGGTCATGGAGGACATTTTCAAGTGGATTGAATCCAAACACCCACTTGGTGACTATGATTTCTACTTTTTAGTCCAAACTGCACCCTCTCGCAAGTTCATAAGGTACTCTAATGGATCAGTAGAACTTATCGCTAACGACCAGgtattgttttattcatgTTGGTCCGGCCATTGTCATTCTCAAAACATGCAATTTGTAGAACCCAGTGGAGGTAACCAGGAAATCACTCGTTGATTTGGATTTTGGGCCACAAGAACTCCTAATTCTACAGACCACTTTAATGTAGCATCGAGGACATTCTCGGAATGTGTATTGTAAATTGTAGTCTGTTTATTTGGGTTCTCAATTGAGTCGAACATTAGTAAGGTTTATGGAGAAATTGAGATGTCTTTGGTCTGCGGATTGTGTGTCTCTAGGGAGAGTATGAACTCTCACTCTTCATACTGTCCACTTCTCTATTCTCTGGGCTCATTCTAGAGATTCCCTACGGTCGTCTAGCCTCCATAGGTCGCCTTTACAGGACAGAGTGTTGTAGCACTTTGCAAATTAGAGGACCTTAGACCGTGACGTACACGATCTCGTGTCTGGCGTCTCTATTCGCGAGACCTGATTCAGACATGCTCATAGGAGACATGGATCTGGCCGTCTTTATGCGCATATATCCAAATCAGAATATATTTATCATTAGACTATAATCGCAAGGTTCTATCAATATCGCTATAGTCTTAGTCTACTGAGGTAATAACTCTGATTTGTACATGCACTTGTTCTGACCAAACGCCAAGATGAAGGTATTTGGAATGGTAGGACTCTACGTACTTTGCACCTGGAATGTGCTTGAGGCACAATCGGGGAAGTTTGTAAGATGGACGGGCAATGATAAGAAACATGCGGAACATATGGAATTGGCATCTTCAATAAAGCAGGGGGATTCTGTTCACTACGATGTAGATTTGTATCCGTACCAATACTTTTCTGCACAGTGTCCATCCGCGAATGGCAAAGAACCTGGAACGCTCATGCCAGTTCCAAATGGAGCTTATTACGTGCAAAACAGCCTTGTGGAGTCAGACGAAAAGAACCTCAAACGGGAGAGGGAATCTAAGAAAATAAAGGATTCTGTTCCTGAAATCAAGATCTTTACAAGAGGAGGCGTTCATACGTTTTATTACAGCAAACCTGCAACACGCAAGGATATAGTGAGAATGCACTTTGACTGTGTTTCTAAGGGCGGGACATCTGAATCAGAGCTTCTTGCCACGGTACAAATAAACATCATTCCCAAACCTAAAGCCAAACCTGAAGACGATGTAATAATATTGGACGATGAGAAGTTTTGGCCGAAAAGCAAGGGTTTGACTTACTTCAAGTTTGTGAGACCGGGAGTTAATACTGTCACAGAGTGTAAAAACACTTATGCCCTTGTTAATTACCGACGTCACTTTTTCCCATCTCACATGAAAACAATAGTCAACCCTGTTACAGGTGTCAAATACTACGATATGACTGATGTTGTAGTTAAACAGCAACTTTATGAAAAGAGACACACCATTGATTTGGGAGATGGGAAGATCGTTAATGTGGATGCACGTGGTTTACAAGTAACCTGTGAAAGTAACCCTGGAAAGAAGTTGGTATATCTTGCGCCTTACGTGAACACGATTCCCGGACTGAATAATTCCACCAATATTGCCACAAAGGTGAACCGTTCTGGAGAGGAGGAAAGTCTGGTTCAAATTAGAACCGAAGATGACGCAAAAATATTGGTAGACGTACCAGATGGCATATACCCAAAGGACTGTCTCAATAAAGTTTACCTGGGAAACAAAGTCGTGAAGATGAGTGACATTGTGAGGGATCCAAAACTGACGAGAATGACCAACTCGCTGAAAATTTTAGACCTATCAACATCGTCGTCATACAAAACAGTTACGGTCTCGTGCTACACCAAGGTTCCTCAGGATGACGGTCATAAAACCACCTGGATGGATATTACAGTCTCTCCCCTATGCAACTTTTATGACTCCGAGTCTCTGGACCCCGACAACAAGACATGCACTCTCTTTTCTTCGGGCACTGTACAGTCGTTGGTGGCTACACCACTTGAGCATTTTGGATATGATAATGTTTTGGCATTCGACGA contains:
- a CDS encoding hypothetical protein (encoded by transcript BEWA_001770A); translation: MTNSVTIDFDGYPKSPAIDIIIGNTYYYTDDLTNEQVEITLTVNPPNLSGYEKLEHKPKDPKVKIKGIQYSTIPQNGFPPDLSRYESVTVYCWGGDSNYKPIVVRLGSGDDYYKGAVAEDSWNPAGIKSSGLLNLLENESCRCHSAHILDISKKGNESYDCSACKQQNAITLHSETVKDYKRVAHTPGGFVGRLKNGQDSINSIPITRDISDVYVYWYPKDGGKSGPLLIYFSLDSAWIKRVSKASNEWTPTVEDELDNDDSSKILKLLKKIKGNSEGPSAGDIAGYVAEGLTSGGVGTEAYNFFFNPNRSATRQIIRLLTMLI
- a CDS encoding hypothetical protein (encoded by transcript BEWA_001780A); this translates as MLDSEETRLLNSKGDSNQILGYGNSADSGHFNVTVLQNALMIREISCTYLSLRQLTLKMFESDNIGFICNIQAHWFPIRKLASGQWYILDSLRRGPIPVESGWLYSHLSDILENKDGVVFIVTPTNYNLRLPEPEPNRFKNLQSHQFYLSASQIANDSLDEDAPKSFLYKNGESKSVSHDWPTTGGVRLDEHVSIEPKKEETFGNDAIKVAIKVNSSDRIIQGFGENSVMEDIFKWIESKHPLGDYDFYFLVQTAPSRKFIRYSNGSVELIANDQNPVEVTRKSLVDLDFGPQELLILQTTLM
- a CDS encoding hypothetical protein (encoded by transcript BEWA_001790A), translated to MKVFGMVGLYVLCTWNVLEAQSGKFVRWTGNDKKHAEHMELASSIKQGDSVHYDVDLYPYQYFSAQCPSANGKEPGTLMPVPNGAYYVQNSLVESDEKNLKRERESKKIKDSVPEIKIFTRGGVHTFYYSKPATRKDIVRMHFDCVSKGGTSESELLATVQINIIPKPKAKPEDDVIILDDEKFWPKSKGLTYFKFVRPGVNTVTECKNTYALVNYRRHFFPSHMKTIVNPVTGVKYYDMTDVVVKQQLYEKRHTIDLGDGKIVNVDARGLQVTCESNPGKKLVYLAPYVNTIPGLNNSTNIATKVNRSGEEESLVQIRTEDDAKILVDVPDGIYPKDCLNKVYLGNKVVKMSDIVRDPKLTRMTNSLKILDLSTSSSYKTVTVSCYTKVPQDDGHKTTWMDITVSPLCNFYDSESLDPDNKTCTLFSSGTVQSLVATPLEHFGYDNVLAFDDKFFERSDDPEGSCKDCYYRPVKSQGNDMSVSVSIAEAKQNITIKDGAIRFNPVYMLKKVDAEKSEGILNPSQVMRMYLHNKETEIGNDGKVIVKDKVDEGGKSLFYMVQAGGRSSIKISCKDFFEDSGSSQPTLFPNGKNVVYKNVSDGFMDPRTIETVQFGEEFAARGISILKKPETDVDLEIVLDQDKMIKGDHVKPLYFICSHDVKGDWKKSGKPYAVIAIDPGYKSHNLPGCGTKEGIFVDENGKDSGRKCAHTIDGTNSVGFHCPSYVPEHFLEGDQGMHKADGNKATENPYQLLMRCYDRSTMVQKLLRPKTDLELFPKPKFAGELRSLWIFNKDTFAEKDVKEVLCICYDKTGMVLSSIKVWNDTKKVE